ACCGGATCGATCTCTTCTATCAGCACCGCGTCGATCCGAACGTGCCGATCGAGGACGTCGCGGGCGCGGTGAAGGAGCTGATCCAGCAAGGCAAGGTCAAGCACTTCGGATTGTCCGAAGCAGGCGTGCAGACCATCCGGCGCCCGCATGCGGTCCAGCCGGTCACCGCCCTCCAGAGCGAGTACTCCCTGTGGTGGCGTGAACCCGAGAAGGAGCTCCTGCCGACCCTGGAGGAGCTCGGGATCGGCTTCGTGCCCTTTTCCCCGCTCGGCAAGGGCTTCCTCACGGGCGCGATCAGCGAGAGCACGACGTTCGACAGCAAGGATTTCCGTAACATCGTCCCGCGCTTCACTCCGGAAGCGCGAAAGGCGAACCAGGCCCTGGTTGATCTTCTCGGCGCAATCGCGGCCCGCAAGCAGGTGACACGAGCCCAGCTCGCGCTCGCCTGGCTGCTGGCCCAGAAGCCGTGGATCGTTCCCATTCCGGGGACCACGAAGCTGCATCGCCTGGACGAGAACATCGGAGCGGCGGCCGTCGAGCTGACGCCCGATGAGCTCCGAGACCTCGCAGGCGTCCTCTCGGAGATCAAGGTGCAAGGGGATCGGTATCCCGCGCACCTTCAGGCAAGGGTCGGTCGCTGAGCTCGAAGGGTTGAGGAAACAAGACGCCTGCCACCCGCACCGCACGAATGCGACGACACTACCGAGGTGCTCGGGTCGCACTGTTAAGCACCGCTTAAGAGCCTATTGGCTCCCTGGCACGTAGTCATCCGCGGGCTCGGGTGTTCATCTATTCGTGAACGGGGCGCAACGGCCCCGACCCCACACCCCCCTGGAGAAACATGCTCACCGTCAATGCCTACGCGGCCACGGCCGCGACAACCCCCCTGGGTCCGACGACCATCCAGCGTCGTGACCTCGGCCCGCACGACGTCCTCATCGAGATCAAGTTCTGCGGCATCTGCCACTCCGACATCCACCACACTCGCAGTGAGTGGGGTTCGCAGACCTACCCCATCGTCCCCGGCCACGAGATCGCCGGGATCGTCGCCAAGGTCGGCTCCAAGGTCACCCGGCATGCAGTCGGAGACCGCGTCGGCGTCGGCTGTCTGGTCGACTCCTGCGGCGATTGCGCGAACTGCCGCAAGGGTGAGGAGCAGCACTGCCTCAAGGGGAGCACCCTGACCTACGGCAGCATCGGGAAGGACGGCCAGCTCACCCAGGGCGGCTATTCCACCCACATCGTCGTGACCGAGGACTTCGTCCTCAAGATCCCCAAGGGCATCGAGCTCGACGCCGCCGCGCCGCTGCTGTGCGCCGGCATCACGACGTACGCGCCGCTGCGCCATTGGGGCGCCGGCCCTGGCAAGAAGGTGGCCGTCGTCGGCCTGGGCGGGCTCGGGCACATGGCCGTCAAGCTCGCGCACGCCATGGGGGCCGACGTCACCGTCCTGTCGCAGTCGCTCAGCAAGAAGGAGGACGGCCTGCGCCTCGGTGCGGACCACTACTACGCCACGAAGGACCCGGAGACGTTCAAGAAGCTCGCCGGCTCGTTCGACCTCATCGTGAACACGGTGAGCGCGAAGATCGACCTCGACGCCTACCTGTCACTGCTGGCCCTGGACGGCGCCCTGGTCAACGTGGGCGCACCCGCGGAGCCGCTCTCACTCAACGTGTTCTCCCTCCTCATGCCCCGCCGGTCGTTCGCGGGTTCGCTGATCGGCGGCATCCGCCAGACGCCGGCTTCTCCATCAACACCCTCACGCTCTTTGGCCTCACCCTGGCCACGGGCCTGGTGGTGGACGACGCCATCGTCGTCATCGAGAACATCGAGCGCCTGATGGTGGAGAAGGGCCTCGGTGCCCGGGCGGCCGCGCGCGAGGGCATGAAGGAGGTGGCCGGCGCGGTGGTGGCCATCTCCATCGTGCTGGTGGCGGTGTTCGTCCCGGTGGCCCTCTTCCCCGGCACCACGGGCATCATCTACCGGCAGTTCGCCCTCACCATCGCCGCCTCGGTGGGCCTGTCCACGGTATGCGCGCTCACGCTCACCCCCGCGCTCTCGGCACTGCTGCTCAAACACCACTCCGGGCAGAAGTGGATTTTGTTCCGCAAGGTGGACCAGGTGCTCGACTGGACGAAGCGGGTCTACGGCGGAATGCTGCGCCGCCTGCTCGGGCACCCGATCGCGGTGCTGCTCGTCTTCGTCGCCTTCCTCGGCGCCACAGTGGCCCTCTTCCGCGTGGTGCCCACCGGCTTCATCCCGGACGATGATCAGGGCTATTTCATCATCTCGGTCCAGGGACCCGAGGGCATGCCGCTCGTCCGCACGGAGAAGGTGATCGAAGAGGTGGAGGAGATCGTGCGCGCGCAACCCGAAGCGCGCGTCGTGTTCGTCCTCGTCGGCAGCGCGCTGGGCAATAACGGCCCCAACCTGGCCCAGGTCTGGGTGAACCTCCAGCCCTGGGAGCAACGCAAGGGCGAGGAGCATTCGGTGGCCGCGATTCTACCTTCAGGCCGAGCAGCAGTTCCGCGACACGCCGCAGGACATCGGCGCCTTCTACGTGCGCAGTGACAGCGGGGAGATGATTCCGCTCGAGTCGCTGGTGAAGGTGACGCCCACCACGTCCGCCCAGGTCATCCGCCGCTACAACCTCTTCCGCTCCGCGGAGCTCAACGGCCAGGCGGCCCCCGGCGTCTCCTCCGGCCAGGCCATGTCCGCCATGGAGGAGCTGGCCGCGCAGGTGCTGCCGCAGGGCACGTGCGCCGAGTGGTCCGGCCTCTCCCTCGAGCAGAAGGAGAGCGGCGGCCAGACGCTCCTCATCTTCGGGCTGGGCCTGCTCTTCGTCTTCCTGGTGCTCGCCGCCCAGTACGAGAGCTTCACCCTGCCCCTGGTGGTCATCCTCTCGGTGCCCCTGGCGGTGCTGGGCGCCTTGGGGTTGCAGGTGATGCGCGGGCTGTCCAACGACGTCTTCTGCCAGGTGGGACTCGTCATGCTGGTGGGACTGGCGAGCAAGAACGCCATCCTCATCGTGGAATTCGCCGAGCAACTGCGCGAGCAGGGACGCAGTGCAGTGGAGGCCGCCATCGAGGCCTCCGAGGTGCGCCTGCGCCCCATCCTCATGACGTCCATCGCCTTCCTGCTGGGCGTGGTGCCCCTCATGCTGGCCAAGGGTGCCGGCGCCGCCGCGCGCAACAGCCTGGGCACTACGGTCTTCGGAGGCATGCTGGTGTCCACCGTCGTCAACCTCGTCTTCATCCCCGGCCTCTACGTGCTCATGCAGAAGCTGCGGGGCGAGTCGAAGCGCTCGCGCGATGAGGAGGAGGAAGAGGAGGGCCTGCCCGCGGTGCACTCTCCTTGATTCGTTTCCGGGGCGTACGTCCTCCATGGAAGGTCATCATCATGAAAGGGTTACCTTCATGCCGCTCTCCCGTCGTTCCGTCCTGGGTGTCTTCACCGCATTGGCCTCGCTCCCGGTCCTGGGTCAGGTGAAGGGCAAGTCGAAGGCCATGCGAATTGGAATCATCGGAGCTGGGTGGATGGGCGGTACGGTTGGCCGGGCATGGGGGCGGGCGGGGCATGAGGTCCTTTTCTCCTCACGTCACCCAGAGGAGCTCCGTCCCGTGGCGCGCCAACTGGGCCCGCGCGCCTCGGTGGGTACGCCGCGTGACGCAGCCGCGTTCGGCCAGGTCGTACTGTTCGCCGTACCGTACGGCGCGCTGCCGCAGCTTGGGCGCGACCTGCAGGAGGTGCTGGGCGGCAAGGTCGTGCTCGACGCCTGTAACCCCTACCCGGGCAGCGACGACGAGGCCTTGGTGCGTGAGGCGCACGCCAACGGGGTAGGCACCACTTCGGCGAAGCTCCTGCCGGGCACGCGGCTGGTGCGCGCCTTCAGCGCCGTCGACGCCACCGCCGTCGAGGCGTCGCCCTCCCAGCGGACCGGGAAGCTGGCGGTGCCCATCGCCGGGGACGACGCCCAGGCGGTCGAGGTGGCCGTGCAGCTTGTGCGGGACGCGGGCTGTGAGCCGCTCGTGGTGGGCAACCTCGCCGCGGCTCGCGGTTTCCAGCGTGGCGGCCCGGGCTTCCGTGCCAACACGACGATGGCGGACCTGCGCCGGCGGCTCGGCCTGCCCCCAGGGGATTGAACCCAAGGTCGCGCTCGGGCCTCGTCTCCCAACGCTCACTCCCACAAAGAGGACACCTACGATGGCCATCAGTGTCAGCCCGGGCATCATTGTGACCCCGCTCGCCAAGGACGAACTGACCGGGCCGCGGGGCGAAGGGTACCGGCGCATGATCGAGGTGTCCGCGGCCGGGTGTCCCGGCACTCCAGACGAGGTGGGAACTGTTGGCGCGCTGCTCATGGGCCCGGACGGTGGATTCATCACCGGCAGCGATTTCCTCATGGATGGCGGAGTGACCGCCGCCTATTGGTACGGCGAACTCGCTCCGCACTGAGCGGAGCTCCAGCTCCTCTCCTTCGCTTCCGGCACGCTTCGTAGGACTCAGGGGCGGACGAGGATCTTCAAGGCTTCGCGCTTGTCAGCCCGCCGGCACCTCGTCGAGGCTCACCGTGCGGTCGAAGACCTTGCCGGGGTGGACCTTGCCCTCCAGCACGTCGGGCAGCAGCCGCTCGATGTACGCGCGGACGGGCGCCGGTCCGCCAGTGAGCGTGATGTTGGGACCGAACAAGCTGCCGAAGCCAATGGGCGCGTCCTCGTACTGCGGCACGCCGACGCGGCTGATGACGCCACCCGGCCGCACGACGCCGACGGCCATACGGTCGTGCGCGGGCTCATGCCCGCCTTGAACGCCGCGTGGTACCCGGTGCCGTAGACATCGGACAGGGTCAGGCGGGAGGTCCGTGCCGGCGACGTCATCTGGACGCCGCCGGGCGTGAAGCATTGGCACGGCGCGACGGCGACCAGCCCGATGACGCACATCGCGATTCAGGAGCACGTGAATGGCAAGGTCGTCGATTGGATGGAGCAGGTCAGCGATGAGCAATACCGCGCTCCCGCCGACGCGAGTGGCTCAGACGCCCAAAGCGACCGTTCGTAGGGGCCCACGTTCTCCCAGCGCTGGCATCGACAGCGTCGCTGCACAAGGTCTCTCGTGCATGTCCACGAAGTGCTCCTCAATGACGATATCCACCTCCACGCGCGGGTGTCGGACGTGGCCGGGGGCTGGCTGGCCGGGCTGACCATCGCCTCGGCCTGCGCGGCCCCGTACGACGCCCTCGCGAGGCGCCGAGCGGACGCGCTTGCGCTACGCGCGCTCGAGGCTCGCGATGTCGATGACGAAGCGGTAGCGCACGTCGCCCTTCATCATGCGCTCGTAGGCCTCGTTGATCTTCTGGATGGGGATGATCTCGATGTCCGACACGATGTTGTGCTTCGCGCAGTAGTCGAGCATCTCCTGCGTCTCGGCGATGCCGCCGATCATCGACCCGACCAGGCGCTTGTTCCCGCCGATGAGCGAGAACGCGTGCACGGGCACCGCCTCCGGCGGCACGCCGACCACCACCAGGGTGCCCTGGGGGCGCAGCATGCCCAGGTACTGGTTGTAGTCATGCGGGGCGGAGATGGTGTCGATGATGAGGTCGAAGCGGCCCGACAGCTTCTTGAAGGTGTCCGCGTCCTTGGTGACCGCGAAGCCCTGGGCGCCCAGGCGGCGCGCGTCGGCCTCCTTGGTGCGGGACGTGCTGAGCACCGTCACCTCCGCGCCCATGGACGCGGCGAGCTTCACGGCCATGTGGCCCAGCCCACCCAGGCCCACCACGCCCACGCGGTCGCCCTTCTTGCAGTTCCACTGGCGCAGCGGCGAGTACGTGGTGATGCCGGCGCACAGCAGCGGCGCGGCGGCGGCGGGGTCGAGCCCTTCGGGCACCTTCAGCGCGAAGTGCTCGGTGACGACGATGCGGGACGCGTAGCCGCCGTAGGTCGGCGTCTTCCGGTCCATGTACGTGCCGTTGTACGTGGCGGCCATGCCCCGCTCGCAGAACTGCTCCAGGTCGCGGCGGCACGTCTGGCAGTCGCGGCACGAGTCCACCATGCAGCCGACGCCCGCCATGTCGCCCACCTTCAGCTTCGTGACGTGCTGGCCCACCTGCTTGACGCGGCCGATGATCTCGTGGCCCGGCACCATGGGGAAGATGGCGCCGCCCCACTCGTCACGGGCCTGGTGGATGTCGGAGTGGCAGACCCCGCTGTAGAGGATGTCGATGAGCACGTCATGGGGGCCGACCTCGCGCTGCTCGAACGAGAAGGGCGCCAGCGGCTTTCCAGCGGCGGGGGCGGCATAGGCAGGAGTCTTCGGCATGTGGTTCTCCTTAGGGAGTTTTCGTGACCTGGGGGCCACTCGCCCCCAGGTATGCGCTCCGGGAACAGCGGGCGAAACTGGCAGGATCCACATGGGCCATTTAGAAATACTTCAAGATGGCCTTCACACCGCTCAATGCCCTGAATGCGTTCCTCGCCGTGGCCCGGAAGCGCGGCTTCACGGCCGCCGCCGCCGAGCTCGGCGTCTCTCCGTCCGCGCTGAGCCAGTCCGTCCGCCAGCTCGAGGAGCGGCTTGGCGTCCCCCTGCTCACGCGGACCTCCCGAAGCGTGGCGCTGACGGAGGCGGGGCGGCGCCTGCTGGAGAACGCCGGGCCGGCGGTGGACCAGGCACTGGAGGCACTGAAGACGGCCGCGGTGCAGCCCGGGGAGGTGACGGGCCGGGTGCGGCTGACGGTTCCCGCCATCGCGGTGTCCACCCTCATCGCGCCGCTGCTGCCACGGTTCCTCGCGCGCTACCCGAAGGTGGAGGTGGACGTTCGGGTGGAGGACCGCTTCGTGGACATCGTGGCCGAGGGGCTGGACGCGGGGATCCGGCTGACGGAATCCATCGAGCGGGACATGGTGCAGGTCCGGCTGTCGGACGCGTGCCGGTTCGTGGTGGTGGCCGCGCCCTCGTACCTGGAGCGGAGGGGCACGCCGGAGACACCGGACGACCTGCTGTCCCATGACTGCATCTGCATCCGCTCCACCACGACGTCAGGCATCTACCAGTGGGAGTTGGAGCGCGGGCCGCGGAGCTGGCGCGTGCCGGTGCAGGGGCCCGTCATCACCTCGGACAGCCACCTAATGCTGCGGATGGCGGAGGCTGGGGTGGGGCTCGCCTACGCGTTCGAGCCCATGGTGACGGAGGAACTGCGGCGAGGCACCCTGCGCGTGGTGCTGGAGCCCTACGCGGCGTTGGTGCCGGGCCTGTTCCTCTACTTCCCCAGCCGCGCGCAGGTATCGCCCGCGCTGCGGGCCTTCGTGGACGTGGCCCGCGAGGCGGCGCCACGGAAGAAGAGGGAGGCCCCGGAAGGCGCACGGGGTCCCGCGAGCCCGCGCCCACCGCGAAAAGCATGACCCCAGGCCGCGTGCCTGATTGGCGCGAACCAACAAGACGGGTGGGCACGCCGCACCTCCGATGGAGGGACTGACTGCTGCACACTGTCAACCACCGGTTCACAGCCTGTTTGCTCCCTGAACGTAGTCATTCGAGGGGCTGGAGCGTACTTCTATTCGTGGACGGGGCGCACCGGCTCCGGACCCGATCGACACGCCGAAGGTCCAACAAGAAAGATCATCATCATGAGAAAGATCATTGTGTTTTTAGGACTTCTGATCAGCTCATTCTCGGTAATGACTGCCTGCAGCCCGCTGGCGAGTCCGGCGAGAAACCTGGCGCTCGGAGATATGTCCAATGGCGCGGACAATTTCTACACGAGCGATAGGGTAACCATGCAGAAGGTTACCTTGAAGAATCAATACAAGATGAACGTCGCAGGGAATCTTTTCATTCCCAAGGACTTGAATCGGAATGCGAAGAATCCGGCGATCGTCGTCGGGCATCCCATGGGTGCGGTGAAAGAGCAAAGTGCGAATCTGTATGCCACGAAAATGGCTGAACAGGGATTCGTTACTTTGTCCTTGGATCTGTCTTTCTGGGGCGAGAGTGGTGGCCAGCCTCGCAACGCTGTTTCGCCGGACATCTATGCCGAGGATTTCAGTGCCGCGATCGATTTCCTGGGCACCCTGCCATTTATTGACAGGGAGCGGATTGGTGCCATTGGGATTTGCGGCAGCGGGAGCTTTGTCATCAGTGCGGCCAAGATTGATCCGCGCATGAAAGCCATCGCGACAGTCAGCATGTACGATATGGGCGCCGCCAACCGAAACGGGCTCAGGCATTCCGTGACCCTCGAGCAGAGAAAGAAGATCCTCGAGGAGGCAGCGCAGCAGCGCCATGTGGAGTTCTCGGGAGGTGAAACCCGATACACCAGCGGGACGCCTGAGCAGCTGGATGAGAATTCAACTGCGATTGATCGCGAATTCTATGACTTCTACCGCACTTCCAGAGGTCATAGCCCGAACACCACGACGCATCCAACGCTGACCAGTAACGTCAAATTCATGAATTTCTACCCGTTCACGGACATAGAGACGATTTCTCCTCGTCCTATGCTCTTCATCACGGGTGAGAACGCTCATTCCAGAGAGTTCAGTGAAGATGCCTACAGGCTTGCCGGTCAACCCAAGGAACTGGTCATTGTTCCTGGCGCTGGCCACGTGGATCTCTACGATCGTGTCAACCTCATTCCATTTGACAAGTTGACCACCTTCTTCCGGGACAATCTGAAGTAACCCAAGCATCTCATGTCTGCTCAGGTTCAACCACGTCCGGCGAAGTCCGGTCTTCCTCTCGTCACCTACGTCCTGGGGGCCGGCACGTTCCTGATGGGAACGACCGAGTTCATCACCGCGGGCCTGCTGTCCGAAGTCGCACGCGATCTGGGAATCTCGGTCGCCAACGCGGGGATGATGATCACGGTGTTCGCCATCGGCATGATCGTCGGATCCCCTCTCATGGCGATCGCGACCCTCCGGCTTCCGCGCCGGGTCACGCTGAGTCTCGCGCTCGGTATCTTTGCCATCGGTCACGTCGTCCTGGCTGCGAGCTCGAACGTCACGCTCCTGCTGGGCGCTCGTTTTGTCACGGCCCTCGCAACCGGTGCGTTCTGGTCGGTGGCCGCGGTCGTCGCGGCGCGTGCCGCCGGCGACAAGGCGAGCGTCCGCGCCATGGGGATCGTGCAGGCGGGAGGAATGCTCGCCGTCGTGCTCGGCGTCCCGCTAGGCGCGTTCGCAGGCCAGATCATGGGGTGGCGCGGCCCGTTCAGGGCGCTCGCCGTGCTGGCGGCTGTCAGCGCCGTCATTGTCTACCGCATGGTGGCGCCCGATGACGCGAATCAACCTGGGCACGGCGATCGGCTCGTGGATCGCCGGGATCGCTCTGGAGACGTTCCTGGGTGCGACGGGACCCGTCGTCGTGGGAACCGTCATCGCCGTTCTCTACTTCATTCCGCTGGGTCTTCTGGTTGCCAGGGAGCGAACCGCTGTACCGCTCCGGCGGAGTCCACACCCATCGTCAAGCAGGGCTTGATGGCCCGTTTCCATCCCGACAAGCCGCTCGTGCCCGTGACCATCGAGCGCCGCGAGCCCGGCTCTCTTCGCCAGGAGTCCTCGCCCTCTTCCCCACGTTCCGGAGCCTCGGACTTTGGCGGTGCGGCCCGTGGGGCCGGTCGCTGCGCAGTTCATCGTGGCCAGCGCACCCGAGAGGTGCATGGCGTCACATCCTCATCGCGGCCAGCTCCTTGGCCGTCTCGACGAAGAGGCGGAGCGGGCCGGAGCGCTGCGCGCGACTTGGGTAGTAGAGGAAGAAGCCGGGGACGGTGGGCGCGTAGGCCTCGAGCACCCGCACGAGCCGCCCGGAGCGCAGATGCTCCTGCACCGCCGGCTCGAAGGCGTACGCCAGGCCCAGCCCCTCGGCCGAGAGCGCCACGCTGGTCTGTTCGTCGTTGGTGGCGACGCCGCCGCGCACCGGCACGCGCCAGTTCCTGCGCCCGCGCTCCAGCTCCCATGCGTAGGGTGTCCCGGTCGTCTGTGAGCGCAGGATGACGCATTGGTGGCGCAGCAAGTCCTCGGGACGTTCGGGAGTCCCATGGCGCGCGAGGTAGCCGGGTGCGCCCACCACCACGAAACGGAAGGGGTTGGTCAGTCGCACCTGCACCATGTCGCGCTCGAGGAACTCGCTCAGGCGTACGCCCGCGTCGTAGCCTTCCGCGACGACGTCCACGAGGCGATCCTCGATAACGATGTCCACCTCCACGCGCGGGTGGCGCGCGCGGAAGGTGGGCAGCACCGGGGTGATGACGAAGGGCACGGCCGTGCGCGGGACCGACAGCTTCAGCCTCCCCACGGCCTCCCCGGGCTGCGCCGACACCCCTTGGAGCGCGGCGAGTGCTTGCCCCAGGCCTGGGCCCGCGTCCTCCACCAGTCGCCGCCCCGCCTCCGTCAGCGCCACGCTGCGGGTGGTGCGGGTGAGCAGCACCACGCGCAGCTGCTCCTCCAGCTGCCGCACCGACTTACTCACCGCGGCCGTGGAAACGCCGAGCTCGCGTGCCGCACCGCGGAAGCTCTTGAGGCGCGCGACGGCAAGGAACACATGGAGCTGCGGGAGGAGAACCGTCTTCATTGCAGTGGCTCCTGCGAAGCGCCGGTGGAGAGCTCCGTGACGGCCCGGCGGAGGAATGCAGCGACGTTCGGCGAAGAGGCCCTCCACTTTCAACCACCAGTTAACGGCCCGTTCGCGCCTCGCCAGCTAGTCCGCGGAGGGCACGGGGCGTACTCCTTCCATCAAGCCTGCGTCTTCAAGGAGGAAGAACATGAAGCTCTTCGCCGCAACGCTCATCTCACTGCCGCTGCTCGGCGCAGCGCTCGCCCAGACCCACCCCAAGGGCGCGCCCGCTTACGAGGCAAAGACCATGAAGATTCGACTGACGATTGGAGAGGCGGTCCTGACGGCCACCCTGCGCGACAACGAGACCACGCGCGACTTCGTATCCCTGCTGCCACTGACCCTGACCCTCAAGGACTACGCGGCAACCGAGAAGATCAGCGACTTGCCGAGGAGGCTGTCCACGAAGGGCACGCCTCCAGGCACCGATGCCTCGGCCGGAGACATCACCTACTACGCCCCCTGGGGGAATCTGGCCCTGTTCTACAGGGACTCCGGCCATGCGAGCGGGCTCGTCACGCTCGGGAAGATCGACGGTGGCGTCGAAGCCCTGAGGGAGCCCGGTCCGCTGAAGGCGAGGATCGAGCTCGTCAAGTAGGTGAGCAGCACCACGCGCAAGTGCTCCTGGAGCTGGCGCACGGGCTGACGGGCCGGAGCCGTGAAGGCGCCGAGTTCGCCCACTCCGGACGTCTACGAGGAGCCCGTGCCATCACCCAGGAGCCGGTCATGACTGCGTTGTCACAGCCCGAGGTGTCCCATCACGGACTCCAGGCACTGCCGCGGGCCACCACGCCGACACTGCGGCCCCTACGCCACGGGCTTCCTTTTGAGACGGGACAGGTGCTCCTCGCCGCTCTCCACGAAGCGTCGTGCCAGCTCGGCCAGGCCCTCTGCGCCATGCTCCAGCAGGTACGCCAGCTCCGAGGGCAGCAGCACCTTGACGGTGACGAGCTTCACCTCCCCATACGGTGTGGAGAAGTGACTCGGCAGCGTGCGTGACTCCACGCCCAGCAGCACGGCCACCCTGCCCTCCTCGGTGACGAGGGACTTGGGCATACCCTTTCCGGACACCTCCATGGAGAAGAGGCCCGCCTTCACTCCCTCGCGCACCTGCTCGTGCTCCGCGACTTCATCCGCCACACGGTCCAACAGCAACAGAGGCCACCCCTTCGAGATGTCCTTCACGGCCGCGTCCACCTCCAGGGCGAGTTCCAAGCCGAAGCCCACAGAGGGCTCCAGGCGCTCGATGAAGGGGTCCGAGAGTCCGTGCGTGACCAGCAGCGTACGCCCCGCCCCGCGACGGATGACGCTCCAGAGCTGCCGCTGGCCCGGCCACGCACCGCTCATGGCGATGGGCATGAAGACCTCTTTGTCCAGCGACCCCAGGGTGCGCCAGGCCGTCTCACGAGCGGTGTCCGCGGCCTCGAACAGCTCACGGCGCTTCCGGTGCCGCTCGAGTTCCTCCGGAGTGTTGACAGCCGGGCCTGTGACCTCCGTGAACCGAATGCCCGTAGCGCCCACGCGCTCCAGGGCCTGCTTGACGTCCTCGGAGACAATGAGATCTCCCTCATAGCCCCGGGTGCGAAACACCTGGGCGTCCCCCACCTTCGTGGGATCGATTCGCATGGCATACACAACCCGGTAGGTTCCCGTCATCTCCGGGCGCCCGTCTTCCGGCTTCCAATACTGCACCTCGCCGGACTTCTCATCGTCGATGCATTTCACGAGGTGCGTACAAACCAGGATGTAGAACGGCTCGGCGTGCGCTTCGACATCCACTGGGATGAGCTGCATGTCACCAGGAGCCATCGCGGCGAAGATGGATGCGACTCTGGCGCTGACGACAGGGACCCCAAGGCCCGCCTCGGTGAAATCCAGCACCGTCCCCTCTCCTCCACGGAGGGGAATTCTGAGTCGCCCGTCTATAGGGAGCGGCGTCCCCTTTCTGAACAGCCAATCGTCCAGATTCCGGCCCTGAGCATCCATGGGGGTGCCCAAGTCCCAGCGTCCGGGAATGTAGACATCATCATTGAGTCTGAAGTACCGCTTCAACATAGCGCCAGTCCTCAACGCGCAGCGCCTTGGGTGAGAAGCTTGTAGATCATGGAGTCCTTGTCGGTGAGTTCCCGCGCCAACCTTCGGAGTTGATCGACGAGCGCAACCCGACATTGCTGGGTGTTCTGGCAGCTTGCCGTCGCTCGTTCCAGTCGCCTGTAGACCTCCTCGTGATACGCCTGAGGGTGAGGCCCCGTGTGTCCGGGAAGTTGGACCTTGTTGGCCGGGTCCTCCATCGACATGCCTGCCTTGTCGAAGATCTGCTTGAACCGCTGCGTCCAGGGCCCGCCGCGCAAGGTGGACTTCTCGTTCTCGACGGTGGCGATGTGGTGCACCTCCGGCTTTTTTTTCGGCGGGTCCGCGCGAGCGGGAGAGCCCCTCGCAGCCATGCTCAAGACGTTGGCGGGCAGAGCGACACTGAAGGTGCCCTCGGCCACGGCGACCTTCACCTTGTCCGCTTCCTGCACTGCCGTGAGCACGTC
This is a stretch of genomic DNA from Archangium violaceum. It encodes these proteins:
- a CDS encoding imm11 family protein, yielding MLKRYFRLNDDVYIPGRWDLGTPMDAQGRNLDDWLFRKGTPLPIDGRLRIPLRGGEGTVLDFTEAGLGVPVVSARVASIFAAMAPGDMQLIPVDVEAHAEPFYILVCTHLVKCIDDEKSGEVQYWKPEDGRPEMTGTYRVVYAMRIDPTKVGDAQVFRTRGYEGDLIVSEDVKQALERVGATGIRFTEVTGPAVNTPEELERHRKRRELFEAADTARETAWRTLGSLDKEVFMPIAMSGAWPGQRQLWSVIRRGAGRTLLVTHGLSDPFIERLEPSVGFGLELALEVDAAVKDISKGWPLLLLDRVADEVAEHEQVREGVKAGLFSMEVSGKGMPKSLVTEEGRVAVLLGVESRTLPSHFSTPYGEVKLVTVKVLLPSELAYLLEHGAEGLAELARRFVESGEEHLSRLKRKPVA